The nucleotide sequence AATCCTTAGCCCCTGAAGGATGGCATTTAGTTATGACTCATCAAACACAACTAACTAACAACATAAAAAAAGAAATTGATTTAGGTTTAGAGGATATTGAGAATCTCTTTAAAGGAAAAGATTACAGAATATTGCATATTCAGTCATATAGGGATGATTGGCCTGTAAATCATGCATCTAATGGAACTGACATTGGCAACATTGTGAATGATAAGCTTTATTTAGTTGGAGATGGAGCTAAGGGAAGAGGAGGAATTGAAGTTGAAGGAATAGCTATAGGGGTTTTAAAGGTTGTTGATTATATAAACAATGTTTTAAATACAACAAAATAAATAAAAAATAAAATAATAATAACTATTTTTCCCTAAAACACTATTTTCTTTATATGGGTGGATGTAACTATGGAATTGAGAGATGAAGACTTAATTTTAGAAGAAGTTAGGGATTATTTAACTGCATATTTGAGAAATATTCATCAGGAAGATATTATCTTAGACAATGAAAGGGTTGTGGTTGATTTAAATCAACTTTACAACTCTGGATTAATGGAATTTGTAGAATTTTTAGTAAATAATCCGCAAAGAGGAATTGAATTTATAAGAGAGTGTTACGACGAAGCATACTATACATTGAGGAATGAACGCCCTACAAATATAATAATTGCAGTAAAAAACCTTCCAAAAATTTTCAAAACCACAAAAAAAGGGAAAGTTTTTACAATAGAAGATATTAGGAGTAAAACCTTAGGAAAGTTAGTTGAATTTGAAGGAATTATAGTTATGGCATCAAAGATAAAACCAATGCTAAAAAAAGCCTATTATCTCTGCCCAAAATGTGGAAGAGAAGTTGTTAGAGAAATAGATATCTTAAATGCTGACTCTGAAAAAGCGGTTTGTGAATGTGGAGCTGAGCTAAACTTGATTGAGCATAAATCAATATATACTGACTTTCAGGAAATTAAAGTTCAACAGCCGTTAGATTTAATGGAGAATCCTGAAGAGCCGCCAAAATATATAACTGTATTCTTAGAAAACAGCCCTGGAATATATGCTGGAAGAGTTAAAATTACTGGCATTCCTATAAAAGTTAAGAAAAGTAAAAAACTTCCTATTTATGATATACATGTAAAGGCTTTACATTGTGAGATTTTGGATGGAGAAGTTAAGATTAAATTAACGAATTCAGATATTGAAAAAATTAAAAAAATAGCTAAAAGAAAAGATGTTGTTGATTTATTGGCAGATAGATTGATTCCAGAGATTAAAGGGCATTCAGCAATAAAAAAGGCAGTTTTCTTACAACAAATAAAAGGAGTTAAAAAACCTGGAAAAAGGGCTGATATTCATATATTATTAATTACCGACCCTGGAATTGGGAAGACGGTTATTTTAAGAAAAATTGCAGAGATTCCTGGTAATTTGTATGGTTCTGTAACCACTGCCACTGGTGTTGGTTTAACTGCGGCTGTTGTTAGAGAAAAGACAGAAATTGGGGAAGACACCTGGGTTATTAAGCCAGGTTTGTTAGTTAAAGCCCATAAAGGAACTGCATGTATAGATGAGCTAACTGTCAATAAAGAACTACAGAGCTATGTTTTAGAAGCTATGGAAAGTCAGACAATCCATATTAGCAAAGGAGGGATTAATGCTAAGCTTCCAGCTGAATGTGCAATTTTAGCCGCTTGCAATCCAAGATGGGGAAGATTTAACCCAGATGTTTCTGTAGCAGAGCAGATAAATATTCCAGCCCCTTTATTGAGTAGGTTTGATTTAATATTCCCAATTAGAGATGTTTCTGATAAGGATAAGGATAAAGATATTGCTGAATATATTGTAGATTTGCATAGAGCATATTTAGATGAGAAAATAAATAAAGAGATTGGTTTAGATTACTTTGAAGTTGATGGAGTTAAGATTGACAAAGAGTTTATAATAAAATATATCTACTATGCAAGACAGAAAAAGCCAGTTATTAGTGAAAAAGCTAAAGAACTGTTCGTCAATTATTATGTAGAGATGAGAAAAAAGCATCAGATAACTGCAAGGCAGTTAGAAGCGGCCATAAGGATTGCTGAGGCACATGCAAAGGCAAAGTTAAAAGATGTTGTTGATGAGGAAGATGCTAAAGAAGCTATAAATATAATCACTGAATGCTTAAAAGAGATTGCTTATGACCCAGAAACTGGAATATTTGACGTAGATAAAATCTTAGGAGTGTCTAAGAAGGAGAGGGATAAATTAACAACTGTTTATGAGATAATTAAAGAGTTGTCTGAAAAATCAGAACTTGTTGAGCATGAAGATATTGTTGAAGAAGCAAAAAAGAAGGGTATTAAAGAGGAAGAGTTAGAAAATATTATTAAAAAGTTAATTAAGTATGGGGATATAGATGAACCAAAACCTGGGAGGTATAGATTGTTGTAAGTGATATCATGCTGCTGAAAAACTGTAGAATAGTAAAAGATGATAAGATAATTGAAGGAGATATTTTAATTGATGAAAATGGAAAAATTAAGAAAATAGCCAAAAATATTAAAGTAGATGATGAAACAATTGACATAAAAAACTCTCTTGTTATTCCTGGAGTTATTGATGCACATGTTCATTTTAGATGGGGAGAAAAAGAGAAGGAAGATTTTTCAACTGGAAGTTTAGCTGGAATAAATGGAGGTGTTTGCTTTGCTATAGATATGCCAAATAACAAGCCCCCAATAACTACAAAAGAACTTTTTTATAAAAAACTTGAAGATAGTAAAAAGGATAGCAAAATAAACATATTTTTTAATTTTGGAATTACAGAGAAAAATTATCTTGAAAATGTAAAAGAGGCAAAGGCATATAAGATATTCATGGTTAAATCTGTTGGAGATTTATATATAAATGATTACTCAAAATTAAAAGATATTTTAAACCAAAATAAACTTTTCTGCATCCACGCCGAGCATAAAGACGTTATAAATGAAAATATAGAAAAATATCCCTTAGATAGTTGGATAGACCACTGTAAAATTAGGGATGAAAAATCAGAGGTTGAGGCGGTTAAAGAAGTTATAAAAAACTTAAAGATTATTGATAAACTTGAAAAATATAAACCACACATTCACTTTTGCCATATTTCAACTAAAAAAGCTCTATATATAATAAAAGAAGCAAAACATGAATTAAAAAATATTAAAATTACTGTTGAAGCTACTCCTCACCACATTTATTTAAATAAAGATATGGCTGAGGAATTAAAAGGTTTTGGAAAATTCAATCCACCATTAAGAGAAAAAGAGGATAATATTGCTTTAATTAAAGGAATTATAAATAAAGATATCGATATTATTGCTTCTGACCACGCCCCACATTTATTAGAAGATAAGCTTAAAGATGTCAGAAACTGCCCTTCAGGGATTCCTGGAATTGAAACTATAGTCCCTCTAACTCTAAATTTAGTTAATAAAAAACTTATAACTTTATTTGATGCTGTGAGGGTTTTATCAAAAAATCCTGCTAAAATATTTGATATAAACAACAAAATTGAAGAAGGAAATTTAACAAATTTAACTATTATTGATTTAAAAAAGGAAGGAAAAATTAATGCTGAATTGTTTAAATCAAAGGCAAAATTTAGTCCATTTGATGGGTGGGAAGTTAAAGGCTTTCCAATTTATACAGTAGTTAATGGAACTTTATATGAAAGTTATGGGTTTTATTATTAACCATACTTGAATAGAAAAATGTATAAAAATTAAAAAATAAAATTTTAATGTTGAAGTTTAGAGAAGAAATTTTTGGTGAAAGGTATGGTAAGTTTTGACCAAGAAAAGATGTTAAAACCAGCTATAATTGGAGGAGTTATAAACGGTATTTTGGGAGCTATTTGTTGTTTGTGTTACGTTATTGGTGGTGCTGTTGCCGCTCATCTATATGTTAATGCTGGAGGGATTTGTGATTATGAAAACTGTGGATTGGTTGGAGCAATATCAGGAGTTATAGGGGGAATAATAGCTACAATATTAAGCTTTCTATTTATGTCTGCATACTTATCGGCAATTGGATTAAAAGCAGCTATGTTTGCAGGAGCTTCTTTTGTCATTGGGTTTATTACAGCAATCATCTTTGGAGCAATATTGGGAGCAGTAGGAGGAGTAATATATGTTGTTATAAAAAATAGATAAGTGATGTTATGAAAAAATATTATGCACTTATCTTTGTCTCTTTTCTCATTTTCTATTTGGGAATTTTTTTAGCACCTTATTTTGCATTTTTAGGAGAACATTCAAATTTTTGGAAGTTAATTTCAATATGTGTATATTCTATATACTCCCCTATATGCCATCAAATGCCACAAAGAAGCTTTTTTATTTTTGGGCATAAAATGGCTGTTTGTGCGAGATGTTTTGGAATTTATACAGGCTTTTTAATTGGGATGGTTATTTATCTATTCCTTAAAAAATTAGATGATTTTAAAATCCCTAACAAATGGTATTTAATAATTTCATCAATTCCTATGGTAGTTGATGGCACTACCCAACTAATTGGATTGAGGGAAAGTTTTAATGAGTTGAGATTTATAACTGGATTTATTGCTGGTTTTACCATAACTTTTTATATTTTGCCAATATTTTTTGAAATGATTTACAAAAAATTTAAAATTAAGTGAGAATATGTATTATGACCAAAAAATAATAGAAAGAGGTAAATTATATTACAGAAACAATTTAGTCAAATACTGCATAAAATACAAAAATTTTTTATTTGGAGAGGTTATAGGCTCAGAGACCTACAAAGTTAAAGTTGATTTGAATGATAATTATTTTGGTTTATGCACATGCCCATACAAATACAACTGCAAACATGCCTACGCTCTAATTGAGGCATATAAAAACAACAACTATATTGATGCGGAAGAAATATTTAAAGAACTGAAAAACAAAACTAAAGAAGAAATTTTAGAAATTTTAAAAAATTTAGTTGTTAAACATTACCTATGGGATGAGTTTTTAGATACGGATAGTTTGTTAAACAAAGCCATTGGCTTAATAAAACTAATTCCATTAGAGAGAAAAAATATTCATACATTTAAGTCATTTTTAAGGAATCAGTTTGTTAAAAATGCTGATGATGAAGAATTAATAAAGGTTATTGATGAAATGATAAAAGCAGATTTGGATTTTAATAATTCTGATATTATTGAGTCACTGACAATAATATTAGATGAAATCTTTAGAAGAGAAAATAAAGAAGCAATAAAAAAGCTTATAAATTTATATAGGAAGCATAAAAGAGAATTATGGATTGTTGGAGATTATCTAATTATTCACTATGATGATTACTTTGATTATATGGATTAGAGATAGAGGTGTTGTGGAGCTTCCCTTCTATTACTTACAATCTTCTTTAGAGCCCATTCTAAATCTTCTTTACTAACATAATCCCTATTTTCTAATATGGCCCTATGTAGTGCTGGCTTTAAGAATTTCTCTTTAATATCTCTACCACTAAATCCTTTTGTTTTTTCAACGAATTCTTTTAAATTAGCTTTAACAGGAATTGGCATTTTTTTAGCATACAATTCCATAATTTTCAATCTCTCCTCATCATTTGGTAATTTGAACTCAATCTCTTCCTCAAACCTACTTCTAATTGCTGGGTCTAACATGGCTGGGTTATTTGTTGCCGCTATAGTTACAACTCCTTCATTTTCTTTAATTCCATCTAATTCAGTTAATAATGCATTAACTACTTCAGAAACATCTCCTCTTAATGATTGATATTCCCTACTTAATCCTATAGCATCTAACTCATCAATAAACACAATACATGGAGCACTTTCAGATGCTCTTTGATAAAGCTCCCTAATCATTTTAGAAGCATCTCCAACATGCTCTCCAATAAGCTCTGGAGCTTTCACTAATATGAATGATGAATTTGTCTCTGTAGCTAAAGCTCTTGCCATCAATGTCTTTCCAGTTCCTGGAGGTCCATAGAACAATACATTCTTTGGAGCCCATTCTCCAAAGAGTTTTGGATTTTCTAAATACTTCATAATAATTCTACACTTCTTCTTTGCCTCTTCCTGCCCAATAATCTCGCTGAACTTAGCTTTTTTAAACTGTGTTCTAAGAACTTTTTTAGGAGTTTGCAATTTAAATACTGTCTCGCTTGTAATCATTCCTCCCTCTTTTGGATAAGTTGAGATAACTTTGAAAGCGTAATCTGGAAGGATTGAGTTATCAAATAAGTAATCACCCTCTTTAACAATCTCGCCAATCCACTGGTCTCTCGCATAGATGTTAAATAATACAGGGTCATCAGTAGAGACTTTAACGTTCTCGCTACTAACCCTAATTGGGAATCCCGCAGGCTCTAAGACAACGTACTTTAATGATGGTAATGTATCATCGTAAGTTTTAATCTTTGAAAAAGATTTTATTTTTATTGGATTAAATCCAATTTTACTCATAATCTCTCACCAATTTAAATGATGATAATAATAAGGCAACTATATTTATATTCATGAAGTGATATTAATAATTTACTTTATAGTCAATCATCAAAGTTTATCAGTTAATAGGCATTTATAAAACCCTTGTAGGGTTTTATATTCAATACCTTATAAAGCGTTATTTGTCTAATTATTGAATATACCAAAAGTAATGGGGGATGAAATGACATCCATGGATATATTTTTCTTCTTATTCATATTCCTATTGTTTATTTATCCAGAGATGATGATGAGATATAAAATAATGAAAAGGTTGAGATGTATAAGGGAGATTGAGAGAGAAAGAGGGACAAGAGTTATAGCAATGATACATAGGCAAGAAGCATTAACATTCTTGGGAATACCAATATACAAATTTATCACCATTGAAGATAGTGAAGAGATTTTAAGAGCTATTAGATTAACACCAGAAGATATGCCTATTGATTTAATCATCCATACACCTGGAGGTTTAGCTTTAGCGAGTGAGCAGATTGCTTTAGCTTTAAAAGAACATAAAGCAAAAACAACAGTTATAATCCCACATTATGCTATGAGTGGAGGTTCTCTAATAGCTTTAGCGGCTGATGAAATAATTATGGATAAAAATGCAGTTATGGGGCCAGTAGACCCACAGATTGGGCAGTATCCTGCTGCATCTATCTTAGAAGCATACTATAAAAAAGGAGATAGAGTGGATGATGAAACACTAATATTGGTTGATATATCAAAAAAGGCAATTAAACAGATGGAAGAATTTGTTTATGAGTTGTTGAAAGATAAGTATGGAGATGAGAAAGCTAAAGAAATAGCAAAAAAACTAACTTCAGGAACATGGACACATGATTATCCTTTAACAGTTAATAAATTAAAAGAGTTGGGCATTGAAGTCAATACAAATGTCCCAAGAAAAGTTTATGAGTTATTAGAGCTTTATCCACAACCAATGGGTGCAAAACCATCTGTATATTACATCCCTGTCCCATATAATAAAAAAGAAAGTGAAAAAAATGCAAAATAAGAAAATTAAAAAAGTTAAAGTTGGAGATTTTGAGTTTGATGTTGTATTAGCAGATAATTTTATTAAAAGAGGGTTAGGTTTAATGCTTAGAGATATTGGGGATAAAGCTATGCTCTTCCTATATAAAAGAAGAAAGATAACCATGCATACATTTTTTATGCTTTATCCTATTGATGTAATTTTTATTGATAAAGATATGGTTGTTGAAGCTGTAAGATTAAAGCCATGGAAATCATATAAATGCAAAAATTACTCAACGGCAATGCTTGAATTTAAGTGTAGAGATGCTGAGCTAAATAAGCTTATTGGGGAAAAAGTAGAATTTATGAGAGGATAATTATGGATTACTTAAAAATCTTAGAGGATTTAGTAAAAATCAGAACTGACAATAGAATTGGTGTTAAAAAGGCATTTAAATATTTGTCTAATCTTTTCAATAACTTAGGAATAAAAAATACTATCATTGAAGGATGCTTTGTAGCTTATAAAGAAAAGGAAAACTTTGATTTGATATTAAATTCACATATTGACACTGTAAAAGTTCAATCAAATTTTAAAAAGGATGATAATAATTTTTATGGAACTGGGGTTATAGATGCTAAAGGGAATGTAGTTTTAATGATTCATGCTTTTTTAAATAGTAATAACTCTATATTAGTTATCTCTCCTGATGAAGAAAAAGAATCAAATGGTATCTATAATTTTTGTCAATATTTGAGGAATAAAAATAAAATTAAAAAAGATATTAAATGCATAGTTGGAGAGCCAACTGACTTAAATGTTTGTATTGGACATAAAGGGAGGTTTGAGTATATTGTTGAGGCATTTGGTAAAGCGAGGCATGCTTCATCTCAAGGCCTAAATCCAATAGAAATTCTAAGCCAGATTATTTTAGATTTAAAACAAATGCCTTTAGAAAAAATTAAAGTTGATAAAATCTACTGTTCTTCAATAACTCCAACTATAATAAAAGGCGGAATTCAAAGTAATATAATTCCTGACTATGCTTATGTCTTATTTGATGTTAGGAGTGTTGAGAAGGATATAATAAAAAAGATAGACAATTTTTTATCTCAAAAAAATTATTCAAAGCATATAAAAAGTGGATTAAATTCTGAAAGGCATTATGCTGATTTCTACATGCTTGAAAATAAAGAATTGATAAATAAGTTGTCTAAAGAGTTTAAAATATCCTTTTTCAATGCCACCTGTGAAGCATATTACTTCAACAAATTTTTAAACGCTGATACTGTTATTTATGGTGTTGGAAAATTAGAGCTTGCCCACTCTAAGGAAGAATGTTTAAATTTAAATGATTTTGATAGGGGAATTAAAGAAGTAGAGAAGCTTGCAGAGTTAATGATAAATAGTTTAGGGGATTAAAATGGAGGTAAATAAAATTTATTGTATGGATTGCTTAGAAGGTATGAAACAGTTAGAAGATAAGTCAGTTGATGTAGTTGTTACTTCTCCTCCATATAATATTGGTATAAAATATAACAAATATTCTGATAATTTGAGTAGAGATGATTACCTAAATTGGATTGAAGAGGTAGTCAAAGAGATAAAGAGAGTGCTAAAAGATAACGGCTCTTTTTTTATAAATATTGGCTATACTGCAAAAGACCCATGGATTGCCTTTGATGTCGCTAACGTTATAAGGAAGCATTTTAAACTACAAAATACCATCCATTGGATAAAATCAATTGCAATACAAAAAGAGGATGTTGGAAATTATCCAAATATTATAGGAGACATTGCCGTTGGGCATTATAAACCAATAAACAGTGATAGATTTTTAAGTATAATGCATGAATATATCTTTCATTTCACAAAAAATGGAAATGTTAAGTTAGATAAATTAGCAATTGGTGTTCCTTATCAAGATAAAAGCAATATAAAGAGATTTAACAGAAAAGGAGATTTAAGGGATAGAGGAAACACTTGGTTTATTCCTTATGAAACCATACA is from Methanocaldococcus bathoardescens and encodes:
- a CDS encoding ATP-binding protein; this translates as MELRDEDLILEEVRDYLTAYLRNIHQEDIILDNERVVVDLNQLYNSGLMEFVEFLVNNPQRGIEFIRECYDEAYYTLRNERPTNIIIAVKNLPKIFKTTKKGKVFTIEDIRSKTLGKLVEFEGIIVMASKIKPMLKKAYYLCPKCGREVVREIDILNADSEKAVCECGAELNLIEHKSIYTDFQEIKVQQPLDLMENPEEPPKYITVFLENSPGIYAGRVKITGIPIKVKKSKKLPIYDIHVKALHCEILDGEVKIKLTNSDIEKIKKIAKRKDVVDLLADRLIPEIKGHSAIKKAVFLQQIKGVKKPGKRADIHILLITDPGIGKTVILRKIAEIPGNLYGSVTTATGVGLTAAVVREKTEIGEDTWVIKPGLLVKAHKGTACIDELTVNKELQSYVLEAMESQTIHISKGGINAKLPAECAILAACNPRWGRFNPDVSVAEQINIPAPLLSRFDLIFPIRDVSDKDKDKDIAEYIVDLHRAYLDEKINKEIGLDYFEVDGVKIDKEFIIKYIYYARQKKPVISEKAKELFVNYYVEMRKKHQITARQLEAAIRIAEAHAKAKLKDVVDEEDAKEAINIITECLKEIAYDPETGIFDVDKILGVSKKERDKLTTVYEIIKELSEKSELVEHEDIVEEAKKKGIKEEELENIIKKLIKYGDIDEPKPGRYRLL
- the pyrC gene encoding dihydroorotase yields the protein MLLKNCRIVKDDKIIEGDILIDENGKIKKIAKNIKVDDETIDIKNSLVIPGVIDAHVHFRWGEKEKEDFSTGSLAGINGGVCFAIDMPNNKPPITTKELFYKKLEDSKKDSKINIFFNFGITEKNYLENVKEAKAYKIFMVKSVGDLYINDYSKLKDILNQNKLFCIHAEHKDVINENIEKYPLDSWIDHCKIRDEKSEVEAVKEVIKNLKIIDKLEKYKPHIHFCHISTKKALYIIKEAKHELKNIKITVEATPHHIYLNKDMAEELKGFGKFNPPLREKEDNIALIKGIINKDIDIIASDHAPHLLEDKLKDVRNCPSGIPGIETIVPLTLNLVNKKLITLFDAVRVLSKNPAKIFDINNKIEEGNLTNLTIIDLKKEGKINAELFKSKAKFSPFDGWEVKGFPIYTVVNGTLYESYGFYY
- a CDS encoding DUF2085 domain-containing protein, translated to MKKYYALIFVSFLIFYLGIFLAPYFAFLGEHSNFWKLISICVYSIYSPICHQMPQRSFFIFGHKMAVCARCFGIYTGFLIGMVIYLFLKKLDDFKIPNKWYLIISSIPMVVDGTTQLIGLRESFNELRFITGFIAGFTITFYILPIFFEMIYKKFKIK
- a CDS encoding DNA-methyltransferase, producing MEVNKIYCMDCLEGMKQLEDKSVDVVVTSPPYNIGIKYNKYSDNLSRDDYLNWIEEVVKEIKRVLKDNGSFFINIGYTAKDPWIAFDVANVIRKHFKLQNTIHWIKSIAIQKEDVGNYPNIIGDIAVGHYKPINSDRFLSIMHEYIFHFTKNGNVKLDKLAIGVPYQDKSNIKRFNRKGDLRDRGNTWFIPYETIQSKEKERPHPATFPPKLPEMCIKLHGVKRTNLVLDPFMGIGSTAIACIRLEVNYIGFEIDEYYCKVAEERIKKELSKINKKFGNIKENKKILTLDVFI
- a CDS encoding SWIM zinc finger family protein, whose product is MYYDQKIIERGKLYYRNNLVKYCIKYKNFLFGEVIGSETYKVKVDLNDNYFGLCTCPYKYNCKHAYALIEAYKNNNYIDAEEIFKELKNKTKEEILEILKNLVVKHYLWDEFLDTDSLLNKAIGLIKLIPLERKNIHTFKSFLRNQFVKNADDEELIKVIDEMIKADLDFNNSDIIESLTIILDEIFRRENKEAIKKLINLYRKHKRELWIVGDYLIIHYDDYFDYMD
- a CDS encoding AAA family ATPase; the encoded protein is MSKIGFNPIKIKSFSKIKTYDDTLPSLKYVVLEPAGFPIRVSSENVKVSTDDPVLFNIYARDQWIGEIVKEGDYLFDNSILPDYAFKVISTYPKEGGMITSETVFKLQTPKKVLRTQFKKAKFSEIIGQEEAKKKCRIIMKYLENPKLFGEWAPKNVLFYGPPGTGKTLMARALATETNSSFILVKAPELIGEHVGDASKMIRELYQRASESAPCIVFIDELDAIGLSREYQSLRGDVSEVVNALLTELDGIKENEGVVTIAATNNPAMLDPAIRSRFEEEIEFKLPNDEERLKIMELYAKKMPIPVKANLKEFVEKTKGFSGRDIKEKFLKPALHRAILENRDYVSKEDLEWALKKIVSNRREAPQHLYL
- a CDS encoding M20 family metallopeptidase, with protein sequence MDYLKILEDLVKIRTDNRIGVKKAFKYLSNLFNNLGIKNTIIEGCFVAYKEKENFDLILNSHIDTVKVQSNFKKDDNNFYGTGVIDAKGNVVLMIHAFLNSNNSILVISPDEEKESNGIYNFCQYLRNKNKIKKDIKCIVGEPTDLNVCIGHKGRFEYIVEAFGKARHASSQGLNPIEILSQIILDLKQMPLEKIKVDKIYCSSITPTIIKGGIQSNIIPDYAYVLFDVRSVEKDIIKKIDNFLSQKNYSKHIKSGLNSERHYADFYMLENKELINKLSKEFKISFFNATCEAYYFNKFLNADTVIYGVGKLELAHSKEECLNLNDFDRGIKEVEKLAELMINSLGD
- a CDS encoding SDH family Clp fold serine proteinase, which produces MTSMDIFFFLFIFLLFIYPEMMMRYKIMKRLRCIREIERERGTRVIAMIHRQEALTFLGIPIYKFITIEDSEEILRAIRLTPEDMPIDLIIHTPGGLALASEQIALALKEHKAKTTVIIPHYAMSGGSLIALAADEIIMDKNAVMGPVDPQIGQYPAASILEAYYKKGDRVDDETLILVDISKKAIKQMEEFVYELLKDKYGDEKAKEIAKKLTSGTWTHDYPLTVNKLKELGIEVNTNVPRKVYELLELYPQPMGAKPSVYYIPVPYNKKESEKNAK
- a CDS encoding DUF192 domain-containing protein, which encodes MQNKKIKKVKVGDFEFDVVLADNFIKRGLGLMLRDIGDKAMLFLYKRRKITMHTFFMLYPIDVIFIDKDMVVEAVRLKPWKSYKCKNYSTAMLEFKCRDAELNKLIGEKVEFMRG